The sequence GCGCTAAAAACTCTGCTTTTTCATCTGGCTAACGGTTGAGGTCTCTAACTCTTCAGCCTTCTGTTTCCAGATATAAAGCAGGTTTGACGGTACTCCTAGCACATCTGCAGCTTGTGGGATTGTGTAGCCCTGCTCAGTGATTAAGCCGATGGTCTCTTCTTTGAATTCTTTGGTATAAGTTCGATACTGACGTTTTATATTCATGTTCACCTCGATTGATTATCGTATTATCCAAAATCAAGGTGTCCGGAGCCATTAGACCAGATTAATTTTAAGGGGTGAAAACAATCCTGACACAGGGGGCCCCAGATATTATATGATTAGTTAATAACCTATTCTAGAGGATTTATAAACTTTAAAAATCACTAATTTGATATAACTTGGAAAAATGGCTCCTCATAAAGTAGGTGTGAAGCACCTCCTTCGCGATCACTTCTATTTTCATTCCGGTAAGAGATAAAGTTCCAATTCGCAGCAGAGACATCTGATTGAGGCTTCTCACCAGGTAAAGTACTACTTTGGCTTAATGTAAGCTCAATTTCTTCCAGAAAGTCTTTCACTTTTTTTAACTCTGCCGGGACGTAACCTGACTCTTTATCAGCTTTAACGTAGAGGGTTAACTGTGCTCCAACCGCGACACGAGAATCTGGTGGGCAACGATTCAAGTCGGTCACTTTCCATTTATCTATCGGACTATCTTCAGACAGTAGAATAGGTAGAATACTATCAAAACCAGCACTAAGCTGAGTTCTATCTATACTGATATGGATTTTATCTCCCAAATACTTCCGTGATTCATTTTCTTTATTTGCATGAATAAATACATCGCCAAATGGAACATTAGATAGTTTATAACCGGAACACTGATTCTCATAATCTCCTTGAGATAGCGTTTGATAACTACCATGAAAATCTGCATTTTTGAAACTTGATTTAGGCTGTGTATCCATCTCTTTTAATAAATTTGCCACATCTTCATTTTTGATCTCTTTAGAAACTTTGGGAGTAGGTAGTGGAATATGCTGTGGAACAATAAGAGGTGGTAAGTTTAGCTTTAATCTAGGCATCTTTAGTCGATTTTCCCGATTTTTGTTGGATAACGTCCGATTAGTCTCCGGGAGTGTACTTGTACGGCGATCAGGGCTTGCTGCTACCTCATGACTCTTCAATCCAAGGTTAGATTGAACCGGTGTTTCAGACTCTTTTTTAAATATTGGCATAAAATGTCCTTACATAATTGAATGGATCAAGTAAAGCTGATCACGAACTTGAATTCCCCCGTCCGCAAGATGAAGGTTTATATATTCAACAGGGAAAAATAGGCAAGAAGCAGATAAAGGCTTGGTCCGATAGACTAAGAAAAGTGATCTCTGAAGCTAAATCACTGCAGGGGAATGTTGCCAGCATATTCGTGATTAACAAGACCGGCGGAGGCAAACTCACAGGCGATGGCTTTAGGTCTTCGTGGAAAAGGGCAATAACTAAAATGAAAGAAGAATACCCACAGCTAGCCACTGATTTTACTTTTCACGATATCAAAGCAAAATCACTTAGTGATTTCGAAGGGACACTGGCTGAGAAGCAACAATTTAGTGGTCATAAAAACATGGGGCAAGTGAATACATATGAAAGAAAGGTAGTTTTAGTGCCTAGTTTAGGTAGCAAGAGGAAGTGAATAGATAACCACTTCCCTAGTAATCATATTCTAAAAAAGGCTTTAAAAAAAATAAAAAAGGCACTAGAAAGTGCCTTAGTGATGTCTCTATTTCGAGTTAGTTAAACGCATTATTTCCGATGAGGCGGTAAGCCCCCGCCACGAAACGAGGGCCTTCTGCAGACTCCAACTGGGAATTATTGTAGGTTGCGGCGGTATTTGAAATAATTAAGAGTTACGGCTGTCCTATTCTTCCTATCTTTTTATAACTTTGCGAGTTCAGGATTAACCTCTTTGAGCCTCATTGACCAGTAACTAAACTACTGCAGTGAACTCTAAAGGTTGAACACAAGGTGTCGACACTGTAGCTCTCTTGACCTTTTAAATTATTTCAAACCGTTGAGCGGTGGTGAATTCAAGGGGTCAGCGCAACATGGCATTAAATCATAGCACCAGATGTTAGATAGGTCAGTATTCTTCGAGGCCGCATATTCAACTTATCTGCAATAATATCAAGGTAGCCTTGGTCTACCACTTACATTTAAGTGTCCAAATTCACTATGCCACTTCAGTCTCCCCCTAAAAAGTCATTGAGAGATAATGACCTTTTATAACTACATCAGTTAACCCATGTTAGTGTTTGAGTGTAAGTTGTTTCATTACCCGCTGTTGCATCCAGCTCGGTTTGGTTGATAGCCATTGAATCAATAATCCCGCAGGAAACTGGGGCAAGTCGATTAGACGCGATTTTTCAATTTCGGTATACTGTTTTTTAAGCATATGTTTTTCCTTGTATATGTTCATCTAGTAGAGGTTGTTTGGCGTAACCTCTACTAGATGAACATCGATCAATTCAGCTTCTAAATCCCCCTTCGCACTTCGGCCTGTAGACAACAATCTGCGTAGCTCACTTTTCACGCGTCGATAACGACGGTCCTTAAGCATTGGTTTCAAGTGACGTACCAAGATCTCATTACGCTTATGAACCGGCACAATGCGAGGAGTTTCAGCTACGGTGAGATAGAGATGCAGCAGCGAGTTATCGACCAGACTTTTCATTACGTCCTGGTAAGGAGGTTCACTCAAATGTACATGTATAGGCATAATATCTACTCTTTAGGGTTATTTAACTAAAAAAACTGAGGCAACAGGCTGAAATTTTAACCTAGTGGGCCCCGTTCGTAATACGTGCAGCCAGGTGTCACAGAGGTGTATGCTTACCCCCGTCCGCCACATGAAATGCAACACTCATGGAACTCTTTGATTTATAATCACTAGAGCATAGTTATTCATGCATTTCACATAATAAGATGGGGTCATAGGACGAAGGACTACACCGCCGAGGCGGAAGCTTCCAAGCGTTGTGCTCCGCTAACATCAAACCTACGGTTTAATTAATCATCCCATTGATTTGAGCTATACCCTCTTTTTGTAGCTTTGTAATCTAAAGCATCAGCCTTACCAATATTTGTGATTACTAATTGGTGCCAGCTTTTATATGGCTGAAATTCACAAGAACACTTGGGCGCAGAAGATAAGCAAGGACATGTGATACTTCATGCGCAAAAACCTAGCCCTTAATTAGCTAACTTTAATATTTTGTGAGATAGAGTCACCTGTTGATCAGCAACCTTCTTACTTTGATTAAGTCGATCTCTGATTGTTTTCAGAAAGTCTCGTTCACAGTTACTGAGCTTTTGGTGCTTTAGTAATGAGGTGTCATCAATATCGAACATGAGTAGGATTTTATTTGCCGTCATAGCACAAGTTACTCCTTCTGTAGTCGCATACGTGATTTTATGGATCAACCATTATTATTTGATCTTGCTACCTTCACGTAACCTCTTTGCACACGCCTAGCGCACTCATCGGTAAAATATTCATAAACTTGGTGCTTACTCTCAAATGGCACCGTGTGTATGTGACCCATAGGAGAATCTATACGGCCATTGACGCGCACAACAACCCAGTCTCCTAGTGAATCCTTGTGCAGGACAGGATAAGCAGGCTCGCCTTTACCCACCCCATTTTTTAAGATGTTCTGGGCTATTGCTTGAGGCGTTTCCGGCCTTCCCTTTGTTTGCGGCTAACAGTTCCAGGTACCAAATAAGCCACCCAGGCAGCTTGGCCATATACTCGGCCGGTATCAATTGCCTAAGCTGTGCCCAGACAAAGCCAATGATCGATACAATCACAATGACTGCAGTGGCCTTATCACCTAATAAGGCGGTGATGATTGGCACCAGGTCGATGGCTGGCTCTGTGACCAATGGCTCAACGCTGAACGCCGAAACACTCACCAGGACACAACATAAAATAATTAACAGTTTCACGGCTATATACTCCTAAAAGAAAGGGCCAGCAACATGCCAGCCCCTCGATGCAACACGCATGGTTTACAACTCTTTAAAATAGGTTTCGACAGACACAAAGCCACGCTGTGGACTCCAGCACCTTAGCGGGACACCGTTGGCATTATCGCGACAGTCAATGTGCAGCCAACCGATATCGATCTCTATAAAGCGAATGTGTGGGTATAGATCTGGATTCTCTAAAATGTGCTTATGTATCACCTTAATAGGTATCTGGCTTACTCCATCTAGGGCACAGCCTCGCGTGTGCTGGCTGGTTTCTGAATAATCAGGGCTTTCTGGGGGTCTAAATCCTGAATACTGGCGATTACCGCCCCAACACCAATTGTTAATGGTTATCGGGTGGTCATAACCAATACCTATCAAATTACGGCGAAGATCCTCGGCGCTTATCACAATACGACGATCAATTAGTTCGATGGCAGCCTCACCACGGCGCAAATAGATGGCCTCTGGCACCAACTCTTTAACGGTAAAGTAGCGCATTAAATCTAAGGTACTGCTCATTGTTCTGGCTCCTGTTGCTGCTGGCATTTATGTCGGCTTGGTCGAAATATTTAAATACATCAAAGGCAAAACGAGCCAGTCGGGCTTTGGCGGCCACTTCATTGCTAAACACCCACAAGCCGGTGCCGCCGTAAGCTATCAAACGACCATGGGCCTCACTTGCTGCAGTAATCACACATTTCATAATTCACCAAGCATAAAATTCGCTACTCACTTCAGTTGTTTCTATTTCAGCTGCGTATGTTGTTTTTGGGAAGTTGGGAATCTTCGCTGCGTAGTCATAAATGTATTGCAGCTTGTCTTTCACTGTGCGGTTATCGAGTTGAAAGCTTGTATCGTCATCGATACTGGCTAATTCGCTGGTATTCACCATAAAAAAGGTATCCATGATTGACTGACGCATCACAAAGCTGGATGCGTAGGGAATAAACTAGATATTAAGTGGAATAAATAGATCAAGGTCTCTTCGCAAAAGCTAAATTAGCTATTGCGAATTGGTGGGGAATAAAGGGATTTTTATAGGCAATCAATTCAGTTATTATTGACTGAATTGATTGCAAAATTTTGCATTGATAAATTCACAAACAAACTTAATACTTAGCCTGTTTTTATTAATAAAACACAAAAAACACCATAACAACTGGCGCTGTTATGGTTTGTTTGGTTATCTTGATGTTATTACTGCACAGCAAGGTAACCGAGTTTGTCTGGTAAAGAGCGAGGAACTGAATTCGAAGTATACTGCAACAAGTGAACAAGTCAAAGGGAAAATATATCATAGAAAATCCCTCTATCAGGATGATATAGCCAAACTAATTGCATATTATCACCACAAAATGCACAAATAAGTGGGTTTCTACCTGCTACCTTCTAAACAAATAACGATATTTCAGACGACTAACCTAGCTAATCATACCATCAACTAAATCTCCAGCTGTCTTAGCAATGATTTCAACCCATTTCTTAAAGCTCGCTGTCGCTTGTAACCCATAATAACGAATTCGCTGGAATCCTTTAGGGAGGATATGTTGTACCATGCGGCCAATAAACACCTCTGCTTCAACGCATTCATATTCACGTTGCTTATTATATGCTTGATAATAACTAACATATCCATCAGAAACACAGGTTATCCTCGATACTCCTATTGGTGGGGTAGCTAAGTACTTAGTCAGATATTTGAGTAACCCTCGATAATGCTTCGTCGGGACTTTACCGTTTCCGGGGTGTGCATAGAATCCATCAGGGTGTTTAACCCAGAGTGCCTTAATGATACCGTTTAAGTCTTCAATACGGGCTGTCATAAACTTAAGTAAATACGCTTGCCATTTCAGACGTAACTGACTTAAAGGTCAGTAACTTATTGTAAGCCATTGATTTACCTCTGAGTTCAACCTTTCACTTCCTAATAAGATATGACGATGGGGTTATAGCCACGTTTTTTTTATGAACACTCTTCGACCGAAAATAAGTCTTAAAACATTGATTTTTCCATGAAAAAAATAGGTCGTCAGTTAAATAACGGCTGCTGGTGTAAATTCAGTAAGCGTCCGGGCAAATACATCTTCAACAGCTTTCATTGATCCCTTATTTTAACTCCTGACTATAAATCAGGAGTTAATATGGCTAAACGTTCTCATGAAGATTGGGCTGCTTTGATAAAACAGCAGCCCGCTAGCGGCTTAACTATCACGGCTTTCTGTCATCAACATAAGTGCAGTACAAGTACCTTTTATGCCCGTAAAGCCAACAAGGCTAAAAGTACAGGGTACTTGATTAGTCTTTTCGATTAGATAATAATGAAAGGACTTAGTGGTGCTAAGTATTCCGATTAAACCGCCTGCCAGGGCGGTTTTTTCACATCTGGGGCAAGAGGCTAACGCTGAATGCCTCAGATCGCAACGATCCATTCAACCTATTTATAGCCTTCCAAAGAAAAAATACTTCGAAAGGTTGGATTTCCCTTTCTAAAACCAATGAACATTACGTTTAATTAGGCAACTTCTATTCCTTCGCCATAACTAAAATCAGTCACTAGATATGGCGATATTTTTAATTCCAAAATCACCTTCCTTAAAGTATTCAACCAGTGAATTTCGCCACTGAATAGGCATTTGAGCACCAGTAGGAACAAAACCAGAAACGTTAATAGATGTAGCTCGCGAGAAACTATGATTAATAAAATGATCTGGCTTATCACCATTTAAAGAAGTAGACGTGGTTTTTATTTGGGCAAAATCATCATTAATTTTAATCAATGTAAATCCTAATGAACTTTCTTTAGAAAACCCCGATTCCAAAACAACAGCTAGATGATGCGTCATTCCTGCCGGTCTATACTTTAAAAAACTCGGCATAATAGAATTCCCATCCCTTTCCCCCAGAGAGCCTGAAGCATAACGATTCATTCCCTGTTGTGATGTATTTGTTAATGTTTGTTCATTTAAAATCCCCATAGAACGATCGAATACATTCACCGGCACAAGTGAAACTGATTTTTCTGATGTATCAAGAACACCCATAAACCATTGCCCAGGCTTGGCTGACTTCCAATCATCTAGGCTATTGCCTACATAGTCCAATCGTGAAATGGCCTCAGCTGAATATTGTGAAGGAAGACTTGGACAATTCCTAACGGATTTAATATCGGAGGAGAGCCTTAAGCATCCCCTCATAATAACCAGAGGCAGCAAGGCTTCCAGAGTATAATAAGCCAAATCACTCTATGTTCTAAAATTTATAACATGATAAATAAAGCCCTTATTCATAATCACATCGATGAACTCTTTGGCCATGACATGCATGCTAAAAGGGTCACCTCACTTGCTAATGCCGCTCACGGAGTGATTGAAAAGGGGTCACTCGCTATTCATGCCATTGGCGCTGGCTTAGCCCAAGCCAATAAACTTAAGCGTAAGTCTGCTATTAAACAAGTAGACCGATTACTCAGTAATACAAAGTTAAACGTCTGGCAATTACTGGACTCCTGGGGGCCTTATATTATCGGTGCACGCAAAGAGATAGTGGTCTCTCTCGATTGGACTGAATTTGATTCAGACGACCATTCAACCATCGTACTGAGTATGCAAACAACCCATGGACGTAACACGCCACTGCTATGGAAAACCCATCGTAAACATGCTTTAAAAGGTAATAGAAACAACCATGAAGATGAGTTGTTGGTTAAGTTAAGGTCGATCGTTGCAGAGGATGTTAAAGTGACAATTGTTGCTGATAGAGGCTTTAGTGATACGGCACTATTTAACTTCATTGAACATGAGCTGGGTTTTGACTTCATCATTAGAATTAAGGCTAATATCAAAGTCACCGATGCGGTAGGAGAGCTGTTTCCAGTAAAGGACTGGCTATTACCCAGCGGCATAACAAGAACCCTTAAGGACGTTCAAATAACGGGTAATAAGCAAGCAGTCGCTCGGGTCATTTGCACCAAGAAAAAAGGCATGAAAGAAGCTTGGTATTTAGCATCAAGTCGACGTGACCTAGTGAGTAGCAAGATGTTGACTTTATATGGGAAACGTTGGGGGATAGAGACGACTTTTCGTGACATTAAAGACTATCGTTTTGGCATGGGGATGAGTGCCACCTACACGCGTTCCCCGGTACGTAGAGACCGGTTGTTTTTGCTAAGCGCCTTGGCGATAGGCTTGCTGACGCTACTAGGAAAAGCGGGCGAGGATGCTGACTTGGAAAAGACAATAAAGGCAAATACCAGTAAAACTCGCTCATACTCTCTGTTTCGCCAAGGTTGTATTTACTATGAACTGTTACCAACGATGCGAGAAGAGTGGGCAGAACCTCTAATGGATAATTTTTATCGTTACCTTAAAAACCAGCCTATTTACCGTTCAATTTTCGGGATTATTTAAAATTGAAAAATGAGGGGATCTCTAAGGAGGAGAGCATACTTTTTAGAGGCTCCACCGAAGGTGTTGTTCGAACTGTAGTGGCATAATATTTACCTTTTACAGGTTAAGTGGAAGACTGATACTACAGTTTGGGCTAATTCACCTTAATTACATAAGGCCCTTCGCCACATGAAGTAGGGGTATGCGGTGCAACGGAACGGTGAGCTATGATAAGGAAACATGTTTATATAAAAACAATAACTTACAGTGAGGTCGAATTATATGCCCCACATAAAATTCATGCCACTACACTGAATAATATCTTTATTTGGTCTGTAGACTAATATCTATAGCCACAAAAGCCTAGAAAAAGCTTAAACCGAGCTACACCAAGCCTTCCAAGAGGAAATTCCTAGGTAGAATAAAACTCGCTCATACTCTCTGTTTCGCCAAGGTTGTATTTACTATGAACTGTTACCAACGATGCGAGAAGAGTGGGCAGGATCTCTAATGGATAATTTTTATCGTCACCTTAAAAATCAGCCTGTTTACCGTTCAATTTTCGGGAGTATTTAAGATTGAAAAATGAGGTAATCTCTAAGATGTAAACCACAATAATTTCTTAATCCCTTTTAAATAAATACAACTACACTGAATAATTTCATTATTTGGCCCGTAGACTAATATCTATAGCCACAAAAGCCAAGAAAATCTTAAATCCAGCTACACCAAGCCTTCCAAGAGGAAATTCCTAGGAATAATAAAAAGCAAGAACAAAGATTGAAGGGTCTCCACCAGCCCCTTAATTTTAGAGGCTTTCAGACAAATTCGAGGGGATACTTTAACCCACAATGAGTAGTTAAGTTCAAAGAATGGATTCCGGCCAACAAGCACACCGGAAAGATAGGCTCTTAATAAAACAGCCTTAATTAATAAAGCCACCCATTACTATTTGCCAAAACTCTCCCCCCTTGTTCAAAGCAGAAGTGCAATGCATCAAGAATTATGAGTGGCCGTGTTGTTATTTAATAATGACCTTAAAAACTAGTTAATTTAGGTTTCTAAACTAAATAGATCGAACCAATTTACTCGCTTTTGTTTTTCTCCTTCAAGCATGGCAGGTGTTTGCTGACCAAGCTTATTCAGATCGAGCTGTGAAGAGTCTCGATCATAAATCAGTTTTACCCACTCTTTTGCCCAGTCTTCAAGTTTATAAATGGTAGCGTTAGCCTGTGAAGCTTGGAGTTCTGGTTTTGAGTCCTGCTCAAGAGGACGGGTGATTTGAAAGTCAATCTCTGTCTTATCCAGTTTCCTAATTTGCATTCCTTCATCTGATTTACCTGTCACTAGGTACATTTGCGGGAATTGTTCTCCCACTTTCAGTTTCAGTAAATCGTATTTTTCGCAGGAATCGTACAGGGGTTGGTTGTCAGATATAAGTTGAACCACTTTTTTTTCATCGTACCGAAAGCCCACATCGTTACCATCTAGTTGCATACTAAAGGGACTTAACTCGTGTGTATGTGCTACGCCAGCCGATTCGATAAGTGTAGTCACCTGATAGTCATAGAACGGGATCATAAACCCTTTCCCCCCAAATGACAGGCCTTCGTTCATAGACCCTTCACCGGAATATACTGATGGAATATCTGCATGTTTCATAATGGCGTTGACGAGAGTATTGTCAAAAAATCCTTGTACGATCACAGCTTCCTTTCCGGACTGTGTTTTTAAATGGAATTGTTTGTAGTCACTCCCTCTCACGTTAAAGCTTGCTTTTGGTGTGAGCTCCAGACCTGCTTCACTTGCCTGCTCCGATAACGCTTCGATCTTTCCTGTTGCTAAAATGATGGGTATGTCGACGTTCGCTTGCTCTGTCATTGCTTTAAGAATATCAGCCAGAACACGCTTTCCTACGCTTAAATTTTGACCTTCATGTACATCATCGTAACGATAGAACTGTTGCTGATTAATCACCTGGGAATTTTCACGAGCCATCATAAGAGCGAAACGATTTTTAATAACTGAAACAAGGGGAGTGCCATTGGCAGGAGTTTCAGCTTGGCCGAGAGTATTCTGGATAATCCCCGAAAGTACATCTTTGATTTCCTGCTGGTTATCATCAACGTCAGCATTAGGAATGCCAAAACCTATACCGCCGCGAGATAAACCGGTGAAATACGCATCATCAACCATGCTCACTCCAGCCATTCCTCCAATTTCACCGACTCTCAACACGTTTTCGTCTTTGGGTACAGACTTAAAAACAGACCCAACATTGTACTGAATTTCAAATGTAGGTTTATGTTCTTTGGCAAGTTCCGAGACAATCTGATAGCTGAAGTTTGGATCCCATTGGCGATTAGCATTATGGTGCGTGACAACTTTAATGTCCTTATGGAGCAACTTGGCTATTGTGCTATTACCAATGGAGTATCGGTAATAATGCGCATATGCGTCGATACGTTCTTTTAACTCAGGATGCTTGGAAATAATTGTCTTATAGAGCATCTGGAAGTTCACGAGATCACCAAACCCAGCAATCGCATACCCAGTCATTAAAATTCGACCCTCGCTTTTTAAAAGCTTTTGACAAAATGCCCCAACGTTCTCCCGAAATTTCATGCTGAGTAATTCAGAGTCGACAGTATTAAAGTTATTTATACTGTACTTTTCCGCCATGAAATCTTGCTTCAGAGTCGCTGGCTTTTGGGTATCAAAAGCCAACGAAATTCCTTTGTGCGTGACTAGAATTTTCTCATCATCTAAGAGTGCCTTCTCTTTATTCCCTAGGCGTGTATTGATGTCTGATGGGGCATTGTGGTACTCAAAATACGGGCCTGTATTAGTGTAGTTTCCCAGTTTTTTGACCACTTCCTGATCCGTTGTTTCTGCATTGATACCAATTTTTTCAAGTGACTGGAGGAAAGATCCCAAGCGAAAGAAATTTGTTTTCTCTTGTTGATTGAAGTTCAGAAAAGCACCCGACAAGCTTGGTTCCATCTTCTTATCTTCCTGAGATCTCACTCCTGGGTATTCGTCTGTGCCATAGTGAACAACTTTGACAGTCGTACCAGATTTGTCGAGACGCAGCCCCGTGTATGTCCTGTCAGCATCTTTCAAGAAATTGAACAGTTTTCCTGTCCCCGATATGCCTTCAAATTTAAGCTGATCTTTAATATCATTTTGATATTTTTCGAACAAATCGTTGGACTTGATCACTGTGTTCGGCCCAATGTGATCATAACTGGGCATATTACTAAACTGTGCATGGGTAAAATTATTTACGTGATCATCTTCAAATTTACTTACATCAAGATTATGCGACTTTAATAACCGCTTCCACTCCTGCCGTGCCCCTTTTATGTTCTCTGGTGTCAAGTCGATACCGTTCATTATTGGCACCGTATTATTCCCTGCTGGAGCCTTGCGCGATAAATCCTCAAATTTATTTATTAAAGAGTTTACTTTTGTTTTTGATATGATGCCTTTCGTTATCGGTCCCGTATTATTCCTTGCTGAAGCCTTGTCC is a genomic window of Shewanella psychrophila containing:
- a CDS encoding transposase, which translates into the protein MNIKRQYRTYTKEFKEETIGLITEQGYTIPQAADVLGVPSNLLYIWKQKAEELETSTVSQMKKQSF
- the tnpA gene encoding IS66 family insertion sequence element accessory protein TnpA, which encodes MAKRSHEDWAALIKQQPASGLTITAFCHQHKCSTSTFYARKANKAKSTGYLISLFD
- a CDS encoding DUF2913 family protein; this translates as MPIHVHLSEPPYQDVMKSLVDNSLLHLYLTVAETPRIVPVHKRNEILVRHLKPMLKDRRYRRVKSELRRLLSTGRSAKGDLEAELIDVHLVEVTPNNLY
- a CDS encoding type III effector phosphothreonine lyase (SpvC; OpsF from Shigella was shown to remove phosphate from threonine groups; may inactivate mitogen activated kinases during infection), encoding MPIFKKESETPVQSNLGLKSHEVAASPDRRTSTLPETNRTLSNKNRENRLKMPRLKLNLPPLIVPQHIPLPTPKVSKEIKNEDVANLLKEMDTQPKSSFKNADFHGSYQTLSQGDYENQCSGYKLSNVPFGDVFIHANKENESRKYLGDKIHISIDRTQLSAGFDSILPILLSEDSPIDKWKVTDLNRCPPDSRVAVGAQLTLYVKADKESGYVPAELKKVKDFLEEIELTLSQSSTLPGEKPQSDVSAANWNFISYRNENRSDREGGASHLLYEEPFFQVISN
- a CDS encoding transposase; its protein translation is MTARIEDLNGIIKALWVKHPDGFYAHPGNGKVPTKHYRGLLKYLTKYLATPPIGVSRITCVSDGYVSYYQAYNKQREYECVEAEVFIGRMVQHILPKGFQRIRYYGLQATASFKKWVEIIAKTAGDLVDGMIS
- a CDS encoding IS4 family transposase, producing MINKALIHNHIDELFGHDMHAKRVTSLANAAHGVIEKGSLAIHAIGAGLAQANKLKRKSAIKQVDRLLSNTKLNVWQLLDSWGPYIIGARKEIVVSLDWTEFDSDDHSTIVLSMQTTHGRNTPLLWKTHRKHALKGNRNNHEDELLVKLRSIVAEDVKVTIVADRGFSDTALFNFIEHELGFDFIIRIKANIKVTDAVGELFPVKDWLLPSGITRTLKDVQITGNKQAVARVICTKKKGMKEAWYLASSRRDLVSSKMLTLYGKRWGIETTFRDIKDYRFGMGMSATYTRSPVRRDRLFLLSALAIGLLTLLGKAGEDADLEKTIKANTSKTRSYSLFRQGCIYYELLPTMREEWAEPLMDNFYRYLKNQPIYRSIFGII